The proteins below come from a single Mya arenaria isolate MELC-2E11 chromosome 6, ASM2691426v1 genomic window:
- the LOC128239151 gene encoding uncharacterized protein LOC128239151 — MESTQSATSTVSEKATSLKIRYRGTQAGGQHDNQSISEQPTKCPTSAQGSKSSATAEVKPVTFEAFQDVPFSQHSTFINKPKKNKNQFGPGMSKRVQKGGIRQTIFSNDGKDRPKVNSASENSESRREDNVESGPNVSHSAQQSLTAVTLMSPKGEMDRDTVDVQLLREGAQFEEGRHLQATVKSKTCVNDNNSMMSHPRTNTKGQLMGDLTSNGSTAAPISLETGDHNATNSARSSEFCSLLSPSVELDGGTLEVQELREHVLLEETEPEQVREENINSEKHENKLMLQKQTITGVQSKEDLAPDDSATTSVSLEPDASASYKLNSEEEITQIHVRNIVADESLEMLMIFQSEAQAITDKQLTKISSATADLCIQDKQHLRSSTGDMGSCEGKKDFVILHADCDTERTHDYKEHLEDITRDPNIRPPLSVDLYSSIDVNKPGLQGLEKLYDTYRNILVFVTRAFESDYYAKFQNEIVQTFGLQSGPECAYRVLPVWREYEKKHSTITALKCLLGFPYVWFAGKPAMKRIYIDIVKTTVVKSRREIP; from the exons ATGGAGTCCACACAATCTGCCACGAGTACTGTCTCTGAAAAGGCCACAAGTCTAAAGATTAGGTACAGAGGAACACAGGCGGGTGGACAACATGACAATCAATCAATCTCTGAACAGCCTACCAAATGCCCAACATCCGCCCAAGGATCGAAGAGTTCAGCGACAGCGGAGGTAAAACCTGTGACATTTGAGGCATTCCAAGACGTACCTTTTAGTCAACATTCTACTTTTATCAATAAaccaaagaaaaataaaaaccagTTTGGACCTGGAATGTCAAAGAGAGTACAGAAAGGCGGTATAAGGCAAACTATTTTCTCAAACGATGGCAAAGACAGACCTAAAGTTAATTCGGCATCAGAAAATTCCGAATCCAGGCGGGAAGACAATGTTGAGTCTGGACCTAATGTATCGCACTCAGCACAACAATCCTTAACAGCTGTTACTCTCATGTCACCAAAAGGCGAAATGGACAGAGATACAGTAGATGTGCAATTGCTCAGAGAGGGTGCTCAGTTCGAAGAAGGAAGACATCTCCAAGCAACAGTAAAAAGCAAAACATGTGTAAATGACAATAACTCAATGATGAGTCACCCGCGCACAAATACGAAAGGACAACTAATGGGCGACCTTACATCTAATGGCAGCACAGCAGCACCCATTTCCTTGGAAACAGGTGACCATAATGCAACGAATTCAGCACGTTCCTCAGAATTTTGTTCTCTTCTTTCCCCATCGGTCGAACTAGATGGAGGGACATTAGAGGTGCAAGAACTCAGAGAGCATGTTCTGTTAGAAGAGACAGAACCTGAACAGGTCAGAGAAGAGAACATCAATTCTGAAAAGCACGAAAATAAACTGATGCTTCAGAAGCAGACTATTACCGGAGTTCAATCGAAAGAAGACCTGGCACCTGATGACAGTGCAACTACATCCGTTTCTTTGGAACCAGATGCCAGTGCTTCTTATAAACTAAATTCAGAAGAAGAAATAACTCAAATCCATGTTAGAAACATTGTAGCAGATGAATCTCTAGAGATGTTGATGATTTTTCAATCAGAGGCACAAGCAATCACTGATAAGCAGTTGACAAAGATCAGCTCTGCTACTGCTGACCTTTGCATTCAGGATAAGCAGCATTTAAGATCGTCTACGGGTGACATGGGATCATGTGAAG GAAAGAAAGACTTTGTGATTCTTCATGCAGATTGCGATACAGAACGTACACACGATTACAAGGAACACCTAGAGGATATAACCAGAGATCCAAACATCCGCCCACCGCTGTCTGTTGATTTGTACAGCAGCATCGATGTAAATAAACCAGGACTACAAGGACTAGAGAAATTGTACGACACTTACAgaaatattcttgtttttgtGACACGTGCATTTGAATCCGATTATTACGCTAAATTTCAGAATGAAATTGTTCAGACTTTCGGTTTACAAAGTGGTCCTGAGTGCGCATACCGGGTGCTGCCAGTTTGGCGAGAGTACGAAAAAAAGCATAGTACGATAACTGCTTTAAAGTGTCTTCTAGGATTTCCGTACGTATGGTTTGCTGGTAAACCAGCAATGAAGAGAATTTATATCGACATTGTGAAAACCACTGTTGTAAAGTCAAGACGAGAGATCCCATAG
- the LOC128238892 gene encoding uncharacterized protein LOC128238892 → MAEKEENEESKLEKNSTMMEEKYKNHLVGSRINFYENKTRSDMLHKPEEPRVSKSKIPDVLLLDAGRLMEQEGEEANIKKEIAATNISKRKRLITNLTQKPQHVNQEATETSSENLVAGDSDSGSESALDFNITAEHIYFPPDFENSNITDRKSFATYADDISQGEGYVHSNSSRFGSFNASDSELQFQHKIALYDISQKSEKEMIKIESVVSDGLEMVNEGIADGISEIHNQIDEAETRLKHIYSKIDLQGDDSFRNSLRKTRGLIKPKKSGRPSILNIFNHAKLDEAQAKSDVDPDRHNEEMGKLHNRLAEYYLDRFDSVPLSPISPEHDQKLTALYVCPEICRQKVSQKDKDYSEKVHVDKYKTIFFPNGIQASNIYLQGDSGSGKSTFCNKLVIEWSNNHILNKCDSQPFPTDENCFTDINIIKDYKFLFYLDLSEPTSECSIEKLIRHQFCYELYPEKDQQKAYELLEHVLEQEKCLIILDGFEEWTHPNILQSNCRCRKHDRSEPWRDRGWKKSTILTTCRPWKLAAIQVKDSKIDILLEISGVLDKRRLVERVLFCLTQDVSERMIDKCCAYIKRKIFDENMSVPIFIIQLVCLWYFGKPESDSSCEVYVNLFSVLEARFQDGHVPTTETSNSNRSHGAQFDRGTLLGDVWLPLAKAAFELLFSTPPQISVIFEKEMALKYLNETDIRHALKLGILRERKDFSLLKRRSHISFVHRTFQEFLAACHLSRNPDLFATVVKPFISQSKENSGPFEIQQLIVFICGLNQDLTEEMSKWIDSTLHESHLKIYMGDSYRYNVPCPTTEQINILQRLILSGYFEALRNGEDITKIYLSHFMFTEKISAIDMQNLKEIILINKGNIKTLYLADSRGVFSKSDIQNILHTAKGSLLYLKIHGLVGHYDISECKELRHLCIGRDDNMFLNMNLERLETLELYDVSEETTTRILNMLRPNDIPLENLVVDRTDMTPGPEQLLEKGIPLLSSLKYAFIANVDCSRSGISCSESITHISLYNSILSIENFKKMCECIERLPQEIKIVVKSCAIEPDQDFQHYKGHLLNLNTFLCLNYKEQNASGSLT, encoded by the exons ATGGCTGAGAAAGAGGAAAACGAGGAAAGTAAATTGGAAAAGAATTCGACAATGATGGAAGAGAAATACAAGAATCACCTTGTTGGCTCTAGAATTAACTTTTACGAAAACAAGACACGATCAGACATGTTACATAAACCAGAAGAACCGCGCGTCTCGAAATCAAAAATCCCGGACGTTCTATTACTAGACGCAGGGAGATTAATGGAACAAGAAGGAGAAGAAGCCAATATAAAAAAGGAGATTGCGGCAACGAATATATCTAAAAGAAAACGTTTAATTACAAACCTGACTCAAAAGCCACAACACGTTAATCAAGAAGCCACGGAAACCAGTTCAGAAAATCTTGTAGCGGGTGACAGTGATAGTGGAAGCGAAAGTGCTTTAGACTTTAATATTACTGCCGAACATATCTATTTTCCTCCAGattttgaaaattcaaatatcACAGATCGTAAATCATTCGCTACTTATGCTGATGATATAAGCCAGGGCGAAGGATACGTTCATTCAAATTCAAGTCGATTTGGCAGTTTCAACGCTAGTGATAGCGAGTTGCAATTCCAGCACAAAATTGCCTTATATGACATAAGTCAGAAATCGGAAAAAGAAATGATCAAAATAGAATCGGTCGTGTCCGACGGATTAGAGATGGTTAATGAAGGCATTGCGGACGGAATCAGTGAAATTCATAACCAGATTGACGAAGCAGAAACCAgattgaaacatatatattcaaaaatagaTTTGCAAGGAGATGACTCTTTCAGAAATTCCCTCCGAAAGACACGAGGATTGATAAAACCAAAGAAATCTGGTCGACctagcatattaaatatttttaatcatgcTAAACTTGATGAAGCTCAGGCTAAATCCGATGTAGATCCGGATAGACATAATGAAGAAATGG GAAAACTACATAACCGACTTGCTGAGTATTATTTGGACAGATTTGACTCTGTGCCTTTATCTCCTATAAGTCCAGAACACGATCAAAAGCTAACTGCGTTGTACGTATGTCCTGAAATTTGTCGACAAAAGGTTAGTCAAAAGGACAAAGACTATTCTGAAAAGGTCCATGTcgacaaatataaaacaattttctttcCAAACGGGATTCAAgcatcaaacatttatttacaagggGACTCGGGAAGCGGAAAATCAACGTTTTGCAATAAGTTAGTAATAGAATGGAGCAATAATCACATATTGAATAAGTGCGATTCGCAACCATTTCCGACTGACGAAAACTGTTTTACAGatataaacattatcaaagatTACAAGTTTCTGTTCTACTTGGATCTTAGTGAGCCAACCAGTGAATGCTCGATTGAAAAATTAATTCGGCATCAATTCTGTTATGAACTTTATCCGGAAAAAGACCAACAGAAAGCGTACGAGCTTCTCGAACACGTACTTGAACAAGAAAAATGCTTAATTATACTGGATGGATTTGAAGAGTGGACCCATCCAAACATTTTACAAAGCAACTGCAGATGTAGAAAACATGACAGATCAGAGCCATGGAGAGATAGAGGATGGAAGAAGTCAACAATACTTACCACATGTCGCCCATGGAAATTAGCCGCAATTCAAGTGAAAGATTCCAAAATTGACATATTGCTTGAAATATCTGGGGTTTTAGACAAACGTCGTCTTGTTGAAAGAGTACTGTTTTGCTTAACGCAGGACGTGTCAGAACGTATGATTGATAAATGTTGTGCGTACATAAAGCGGAAAATATTCGACGAGAATATGTCGGTgccaatctttatcattcagcTAGTATGCCTTTGGTATTTTGGCAAACCGGAAAGCGATTCATCTTGCGAAGTATACGTGAACCTTTTTAGTGTTCTTGAAGCTCGTTTTCAAGACGGCCACGTCCCAACAACTGAAACAAGTAATTCAAATCGGTCACACGGTGCACAATTTGACAGAGGTACACTGCTTGGTGATGTGTGGTTACCACTTGCAAAGGCTGCCtttgaattgttattttctaCACCACCACAAATATCTGTCATTTTTGAAAAGGAAATGGCATTAAAATATCTAAACGAAACTGACATTCGCCATGCGCTAAAATTAGGAATTCTAAGGGAACGAAAGGACTTTTCTTTATTGAAAAGAAGGTCGCATATTTCCTTTGTGCACAGGACATTTCAAGAGTTTCTTGCAGCATGTCATTTGTCCAGAAATCCAGATTTATTTGCTACTGTTGTAAAACCCTTCATAAGCCAATCAAAAGAAAACTCAGGACCGTTTGAGATACAACAACTGATAGTTTTCATTTGCGGACTAAATCAAGACTTAACGGAGGAAATGTCGAAATGGATAGATTCAACACTCCACGAGAGCCACTTGAAGATCTATATGGGAGACTCCTATCGTTACAACGTTCCTTGTCCAACCACAGAGcaaatcaatattttgcaaCGACTGATATTATCCGGATATTTTGAGGCGTTGAGAAATGGAGAagatattacaaaaatatatctgtCACATTTTATGTTTACCGAAAAGATTAGTGCAATTGATATGCAgaatttaaaggaaattatcTTGATAAACAAGGGCAATATTAAGACACTCTACCTGGCTGACTCCAGAGGAGTGTTTTCTAAATctgatattcaaaacattttacacaCCGCCAAAGGTTCGTTATTGTATTTGAAGATTCACGGATTGGTGGGTCATTATGATATTTCTGAGTGTAAAGAACTGAGGCACTTATGCATTGGGAGAGATgacaacatgtttttaaatatgaaccTTGAAAGGTTGGAAACTTTGGAGTTATATGATGTCTCAGAAGAAACGACTACACGGATACTGAACATGCTTCGTCCAAATGATATTCCATTGGAAAATCTTGTTGTTGATCGAACCGATATGACACCGGGACCAGAACAACTTTTAGAAAAAGGGATTCCTTTACTATCCAGTTTAAAGTATGCCTTTATTGCTAATGTTGATTGTTCAAGATCGGGTATTTCTTGCAGTGAATCAATAActcatatttcattatataattcTATACTCTCcattgaaaactttaaaaagatGTGCGAGTGCATTGAAAGGCTTCCGcaggaaatcaaaattgtggTCAAATCCTGCGCAATTGAACCGGACCAAGATTTTCAGCATTACAAAGGACACTTGTTAAATCTTAATACATTTTTGTGTCTGAACTACAAAGAACAAAACGCCAGTGGGTCTTTAACTTGA